Proteins encoded together in one Corallococcus silvisoli window:
- a CDS encoding imm11 family protein translates to MERNFYWVGLADMPRWLIETPTRTSGEEFDEPWLFTDGHVLPDPGSIKSQVSHPGTKRAFVFGGVERTPIVSEALANVFQTLAPDDVQLFPVTVEGESERYFVVNAIKVVDAIDEAGCREVHHYDEDDPSTDYPGEYNWIYGLRIDPLKTEGAHVFRLKKFKTAFIVSEEVKNALEGVGDLGRV, encoded by the coding sequence GTGGAACGGAACTTTTATTGGGTTGGCTTGGCTGACATGCCTCGATGGCTCATTGAGACGCCCACGCGGACATCCGGCGAAGAGTTCGACGAACCTTGGCTGTTCACAGATGGGCATGTCCTTCCAGACCCTGGCTCCATCAAATCTCAGGTTTCACATCCGGGCACGAAGCGCGCTTTTGTCTTTGGAGGGGTTGAACGCACGCCTATCGTCAGCGAAGCACTCGCGAACGTCTTCCAAACACTGGCTCCCGATGACGTCCAACTGTTTCCGGTGACGGTGGAGGGAGAGTCCGAGCGGTACTTTGTCGTCAATGCAATCAAGGTGGTTGATGCCATAGACGAGGCAGGATGCCGGGAGGTGCATCACTATGACGAGGACGATCCCTCCACTGACTACCCTGGGGAGTACAACTGGATCTACGGACTGCGCATCGATCCGTTGAAGACCGAGGGCGCGCACGTCTTCCGGCTGAAGAAGTTCAAGACGGCGTTCATTGTCTCGGAGGAGGTCAAGAACGCACTCGAAGGGGTAGGGGACCTAGGCCGTGTCTGA
- a CDS encoding Glu/Leu/Phe/Val family dehydrogenase, translating into MASEETFMRAPAPTPKRTIYTEAMEIFHFAADLIGLDKRVRLELEEPDYEHIFYVTAKLKDRLVPLLPEEAKSFADLSVTQVRNPEGLERLANGNIILNGRALLGSDVAIRHGHLRLPDGLVYQLVPGESQRFKAYRVQHNQARGPYKGGLRYHREVSLDLFKALAAEMTWKTAIAEVPFGGGKGGIQLDPREYGREEIEAITLRFMYRLKSLIGPNIDIPAPDVGTNPEIMALLYRQFSDGERERHNLRGIVTGKDVRIGGSEGRGKATGQGVAFCIEDYYADRGESVKGKTFVIQGFGNVGSHAAIILGNMGARLLAVNDADGSIFNGDGIDVNALAAYVADPKNLKRSVVGFPGAQRIEKKDLWDVQADILVPAALGGEITADVAERLKVKLIAEGANGPTTPEADRVLQKRGIELIPDIIANAGGVTVSYYEWIQNKRMERWSEAEVDQRLERAMKRNYRIIRDISRNQPRKTEMHDSRPYCIGKTVDSRCAAMILALKRIEAHYLLEGFSQ; encoded by the coding sequence ATGGCCAGCGAAGAGACTTTCATGCGCGCCCCGGCCCCTACGCCCAAGCGCACCATCTACACGGAGGCGATGGAGATCTTCCACTTCGCGGCGGATCTCATCGGCCTGGACAAGCGGGTGCGTCTGGAGCTCGAAGAGCCCGACTACGAGCACATCTTCTATGTCACCGCGAAGCTGAAGGACCGCCTGGTCCCGCTCCTCCCCGAGGAGGCGAAGTCCTTCGCGGACCTGTCCGTCACCCAGGTGCGCAACCCCGAGGGCCTGGAGCGCCTGGCCAACGGCAACATCATCCTCAACGGCCGCGCCCTGCTGGGCTCCGACGTCGCCATCCGCCACGGCCACCTGCGCCTGCCGGACGGGCTCGTCTACCAGCTGGTCCCCGGTGAGTCGCAGCGCTTCAAGGCCTACCGCGTCCAGCACAACCAGGCCCGCGGCCCCTACAAGGGCGGCCTGCGCTACCACCGCGAGGTCTCCCTGGATCTCTTCAAGGCGCTCGCCGCGGAGATGACCTGGAAGACGGCCATCGCGGAGGTGCCCTTCGGCGGCGGCAAGGGCGGCATCCAGCTGGATCCGCGCGAGTACGGCCGCGAGGAGATCGAGGCCATCACCCTGCGCTTCATGTACCGGCTCAAGAGCCTCATCGGGCCGAACATCGACATCCCGGCGCCGGACGTGGGCACCAACCCGGAGATCATGGCGCTGCTCTACCGCCAGTTCTCCGACGGTGAGCGCGAGCGCCACAACCTGCGCGGCATCGTCACCGGCAAGGACGTGCGCATCGGCGGCTCCGAGGGCCGCGGCAAGGCCACCGGCCAGGGCGTCGCCTTCTGCATCGAGGACTACTACGCCGACCGCGGCGAGAGCGTGAAGGGCAAGACCTTCGTCATCCAGGGCTTCGGCAACGTGGGCAGCCACGCCGCCATCATCCTGGGCAACATGGGCGCCCGCCTGCTCGCGGTGAACGACGCCGACGGGTCCATCTTCAACGGCGACGGCATCGACGTGAACGCCCTGGCCGCCTACGTGGCGGACCCCAAGAACCTCAAGCGCTCCGTCGTGGGCTTCCCCGGCGCCCAGCGCATCGAGAAGAAGGACCTCTGGGACGTGCAGGCGGACATCCTCGTCCCCGCCGCCCTGGGTGGCGAGATCACCGCCGACGTCGCCGAGCGCCTCAAGGTGAAGCTCATCGCCGAGGGCGCCAACGGCCCCACCACTCCGGAGGCCGACCGCGTCCTGCAGAAGCGCGGCATCGAGCTCATCCCGGACATCATCGCCAACGCCGGCGGCGTGACGGTGTCGTACTACGAGTGGATCCAGAACAAGCGCATGGAGCGCTGGAGCGAGGCGGAAGTCGATCAGCGCCTCGAGCGCGCCATGAAGCGCAACTACCGCATCATCCGGGACATCTCGCGCAACCAGCCGCGCAAGACGGAGATGCACGACAGCCGCCCGTACTGCATCGGGAAGACGGTGGACAGCCGCTGCGCCGCGATGATCCTCGCGCTCAAGCGCATCGAGGCCCACTACCTCCTCGAGGGCTTCTCGCAGTAA
- a CDS encoding PilZ domain-containing protein, whose product MNTQPQERRSHLRFDKIFTVYLSTQDGMMRGIGRNISARGMFIEVRDSLGLGEKLKVTFAGEDGTEMTCLCEVRYQVALAFGRKDGRPGNSRGVGLRIVAYETMDDAPLLLVDRERVMH is encoded by the coding sequence ATGAACACGCAGCCCCAGGAACGCCGCTCCCACCTGCGCTTCGACAAGATCTTCACCGTGTATCTGTCCACGCAGGACGGGATGATGCGGGGCATTGGCCGCAACATCAGCGCGCGGGGCATGTTCATCGAGGTGCGCGACTCGCTGGGGCTGGGCGAGAAGCTGAAGGTGACGTTCGCGGGCGAGGACGGCACGGAGATGACGTGCCTGTGCGAGGTCCGCTACCAGGTGGCGCTGGCCTTCGGCCGCAAGGACGGGCGGCCGGGCAACAGCCGCGGGGTGGGGCTGCGCATCGTGGCCTACGAGACCATGGATGACGCGCCGCTGCTGCTGGTGGACCGCGAGCGGGTGATGCACTGA
- a CDS encoding DUF6066 family protein, with protein sequence MNRILAAAFALLVPTLALADVDSRFAKLRDESEPLGGLGAFLEKYVGECDGALVEPQCKSQAEAFRKKYTGKRLYMIITEDDATMLAAGDFNPSSNDYTINITPFFGGGKYALTHGAPKKTDSQGNPVLNLLTVSGTAPSMWNGGTFQRVFTSRGVRAQVVFTPQSVWTLPKKGGGKISGVNARIEAILVTEGRTGGQMGLWINGKDAAAK encoded by the coding sequence GTGAACCGCATCCTGGCCGCCGCCTTTGCCCTCCTTGTGCCCACGCTCGCCCTGGCCGACGTGGACTCGCGCTTCGCGAAGCTGCGCGACGAGTCCGAGCCCCTGGGCGGGCTGGGGGCCTTCCTGGAGAAGTACGTGGGCGAGTGCGACGGGGCGCTCGTGGAGCCGCAGTGCAAGTCCCAGGCGGAGGCCTTCCGCAAGAAGTACACGGGCAAGCGCCTCTACATGATCATCACCGAGGACGACGCGACCATGCTGGCCGCGGGCGACTTCAACCCCAGCAGCAACGACTACACCATCAACATCACGCCCTTCTTCGGGGGCGGGAAGTACGCGCTCACCCACGGGGCGCCGAAGAAGACGGACTCGCAGGGCAACCCGGTGCTGAACCTGCTCACGGTGAGCGGCACCGCGCCGAGCATGTGGAACGGTGGAACCTTCCAGCGGGTGTTCACCTCCCGGGGCGTGCGCGCGCAGGTCGTCTTCACGCCGCAGAGCGTGTGGACGCTGCCCAAGAAGGGCGGCGGGAAGATCTCCGGCGTCAACGCCCGCATCGAGGCCATCCTCGTGACGGAGGGGCGCACCGGCGGACAGATGGGCCTGTGGATCAACGGCAAGGACGCGGCCGCCAAGTAG